The window TTTATAACCGCAGCGGCGGCTATTGTCCCTTGAATAAGCTGTGCATACTGCGGAACACTGCCCGACAGTACCGACACGGCTATACCGGTAAATACGAGGGAAACACCCGAATGCGGCAAAAGCGTTAAACCTAAATATTTTTTTACCGGATCGGGGGAATGCATCAGTGCCGCACCGAAACGGGCTCCGAAATATTTTCCCGCAGCACGGGAGGCAATATATAAAAAGGTAAAAAAGCCTGCGCCGAATATCAAACGGTAATTAAGCGGAGCGCCCAAGTTAAGAATGGCCGCCGTCATTGCAAGACTTATTACCGGATTAACACGGTGCATCAGCTTTTCGAGTTTTTCTTCCGGTATCATATTGGAAAAAAGTGCGGAGTATGCCATTCCGATAAGCATAAAATTCAACACCGGTTTTGCAAATATCGAGGTATTTACGTATATCCCGATTGCCGTAGCTGCGGTAATTGAAATGCAGAGATTGATACATAACGCTGCAAGACTGTTTGTCTTTTGCATAATAAAGCCGCTGATAACGCCTGCAATGCCTCCGATAAAAAGCGGCAGCACAATAATCAGCGGAATGATGAGCGGGGAAAAAGCTCCCGCTGCCAAGTGCATTTTTACCGCCGCAATAACCGTAAAAAAGATGACGACACCGACCATATCATCAAGCACCGCCATCGGAATAAGCGTTTTTGTTACCGGGCCGTTCGTTTTAAATTCCTGCACAATAGATAAAGCAGGCGCCGGAGCCGTTGCAAGTGCAATGCCGCCTAAAATCAATGCAATGTACACCGGAATACCGGCGGTGTA is drawn from Treponema pedis and contains these coding sequences:
- a CDS encoding cation:proton antiporter, whose amino-acid sequence is MILLVRYTAAFVIALCLGKALSKCRLPAILGWLIAGMAVGPFGFTVLNSAILETPVYETLMCIIECTVGLLIGSELVWKKIKAAGMQIFITTLTQSVGTFLIVSLVFTLAFYTAGIPVYIALILGGIALATAPAPALSIVQEFKTNGPVTKTLIPMAVLDDMVGVVIFFTVIAAVKMHLAAGAFSPLIIPLIIVLPLFIGGIAGVISGFIMQKTNSLAALCINLCISITAATAIGIYVNTSIFAKPVLNFMLIGMAYSALFSNMIPEEKLEKLMHRVNPVISLAMTAAILNLGAPLNYRLIFGAGFFTFLYIASRAAGKYFGARFGAALMHSPDPVKKYLGLTLLPHSGVSLVFTGIAVSVLSGSVPQYAQLIQGTIAAAAVINEIVAVIAAKKGFELAGEITGRETLQER